The Candidatus Hydrogenedentota bacterium genome has a segment encoding these proteins:
- a CDS encoding sigma-54-dependent Fis family transcriptional regulator, with protein MAGKSRKECILAVDDSEPTLEVVQRNLAAEGYRVLTAGSVAMAAKLLEAKKIDLVITDLKMPKVSGMDLVRHVRENFRDTEVIMITGYPSIEGAVKAIKSGAEEYLAKPFTGAELLSAVRCALGKLDARKRGGASAPQTPMTTHGLLGESEAIRKVVQDIAKASATSATVLITGESGTGKELVARAIHYAGKRSSAPFVPVNCGGIPDGLLESELFGHVKGAFTGATESRAGFFHAADGGTIFLDEVSETSASMQVKLLRVLENREVCMVGSSRPRKVDTRVLAATNKDLAGLVKKGTFRKDLFFRLHVITIVLPPLRDRGDDVLLLAAHFAKRYAAELDRPQPRFSERAVAMLRNHDWPGNVRELENVIQRLVVMTDGSVIDAPDLPPLMRFSALRGAGLDRTLMEVETEYVGDVLASVGGNKTRAAAILGIDRKTLRDKLRGLSGTQEQSPTC; from the coding sequence ATGGCCGGGAAGTCCCGAAAAGAATGCATTCTGGCGGTCGACGACTCCGAGCCCACGCTCGAGGTGGTCCAGAGGAACCTGGCGGCGGAGGGATACCGGGTGCTGACCGCCGGCAGCGTGGCCATGGCCGCCAAACTGCTTGAAGCGAAAAAAATAGACCTCGTCATCACCGACCTCAAGATGCCCAAAGTCAGCGGCATGGACCTTGTGCGGCATGTCCGGGAGAACTTCCGGGACACGGAGGTGATCATGATCACCGGATACCCTTCCATAGAGGGTGCGGTCAAGGCGATCAAGTCCGGCGCCGAGGAATACCTCGCGAAGCCGTTCACCGGCGCCGAACTCCTGTCCGCAGTGCGGTGCGCCCTCGGCAAACTGGATGCCCGGAAACGCGGCGGCGCCTCCGCTCCGCAAACGCCCATGACGACGCATGGTCTGCTGGGGGAGTCGGAAGCCATCCGAAAGGTGGTGCAGGACATCGCCAAAGCCTCCGCAACTTCCGCAACCGTCTTGATCACGGGGGAGAGCGGCACGGGAAAAGAGCTTGTTGCGCGCGCCATACATTACGCCGGAAAACGGTCATCGGCCCCCTTCGTGCCCGTCAACTGCGGCGGAATCCCGGACGGGCTGCTCGAAAGCGAGCTTTTCGGCCATGTCAAGGGCGCGTTTACCGGCGCCACGGAATCGCGGGCGGGTTTCTTCCACGCAGCCGACGGGGGCACGATCTTTCTCGACGAAGTGAGTGAGACAAGCGCGTCCATGCAGGTCAAGCTGCTGCGTGTTCTGGAGAACCGGGAGGTCTGCATGGTGGGGTCAAGCCGGCCGCGCAAGGTCGACACGCGGGTTCTGGCCGCCACAAACAAGGACCTTGCCGGCCTGGTGAAAAAAGGCACCTTCCGAAAAGACCTGTTCTTTCGGCTGCATGTGATCACCATTGTCCTCCCCCCCCTGCGGGACCGGGGAGACGATGTCCTTCTCCTCGCCGCCCACTTCGCCAAACGATACGCCGCCGAGCTGGACCGGCCGCAGCCCCGCTTCTCGGAGAGGGCCGTCGCCATGCTGAGAAACCACGACTGGCCCGGCAACGTGCGGGAACTCGAAAACGTCATCCAGAGACTTGTGGTCATGACGGACGGGAGTGTCATTGACGCCCCCGACCTTCCCCCCCTCATGCGCTTCTCGGCCCTCAGAGGAGCCGGGCTTGACCGGACGCTGATGGAAGTCGAAACGGAATACGTCGGCGATGTCCTTGCCAGCGTGGGAGGCAACAAGACCCGCGCCGCCGCAATCCTTGGCATTGACCGAAAAACCCTCCGTGACAAACTCCGCGGTCTTTCGGGCACACAAGAGCAGTCCCCCACCTGCTGA
- a CDS encoding NAD(P)H-dependent oxidoreductase subunit E: MRAQIDEREILSIIGRHNAECGGLIAMLEEIQAVHGYLPEEALRLVARAGGRSLADVYGVATFYRSFSLKPRGRHYICACMGTACHVRCAPMVVEELERQLGIQSGETTEDGEFTLETVNCLGACALGPIVVVDGTYHSKVDAAGVRRILKKIRVEPKPSSSEPKVTVQSL; encoded by the coding sequence ATGCGGGCCCAGATAGATGAGCGCGAAATCCTGTCCATAATCGGCAGGCACAACGCCGAATGCGGCGGATTGATCGCCATGCTGGAAGAAATCCAGGCCGTGCATGGATATCTGCCGGAAGAGGCGCTCAGGCTGGTTGCCCGCGCCGGAGGGCGTTCTCTTGCCGATGTGTACGGCGTGGCGACCTTCTACCGCTCGTTCAGCCTGAAGCCCCGCGGCCGGCACTACATCTGCGCCTGCATGGGGACCGCATGCCATGTCCGCTGCGCGCCCATGGTTGTGGAGGAACTGGAGCGGCAACTGGGAATCCAGTCCGGGGAAACCACTGAGGACGGCGAGTTCACCCTGGAAACGGTGAACTGTCTCGGGGCCTGTGCCCTTGGCCCCATTGTGGTGGTGGACGGGACTTACCATTCAAAGGTGGACGCGGCCGGTGTCAGAAGAATTCTGAAGAAGATACGTGTCGAACCGAAGCCGTCGAGTTCAGAGCCGAAGGTGACCGTTCAGAGCCTGTAA
- a CDS encoding 4Fe-4S binding protein has product MRLSPQNALNQLKTELQSAANGDGRTLVIPAGTCGRASGADELVRRTKERILQGGLAGEIQVRVTGCHGFCEMEPSVLVEPEGVFYPKVKPGDAERLVEAAAQGTILEDLVWADPVTGVKEPFQREIPFFKKQTRTILSRNELVDPEDLASYIRSGGYSALLKVLERGDPAWVVQEVKSSGLRGRGGAGFPTGLKWEMLSKQPATPDKFLVCNADEGDPGAYMDRSILEGNPHSILEGMLIGAYATGATRGILYVRNEYPLAIKHVRLALQQARGLGLLGEGILGTDFRFDIQVVQGAGAFVCGEETALIRSIEGRMGEPQQRPPFPIQRGINGKPTSINNVETWANIPVVVGGGAERFAQTGTGGSSGTKIFSLVGKIRNTGLVEVPMGITIREIVHDIGGGPVGRADFKAVQTGGPSGGCIPASRFDLPIDYDSLAKAGSIMGSGGMIVMDGNTCVVDVAKYFMGFLKDESCGKCFTCRKGTQRMHEILDGITSGNGTREQLDLLEELALTVKDTTMCGLGQTAANPVLSTLRYFRDEYLEHIDGHRCPAGVCKPLISYSINENCSGCMACGKNCPTQAISGERNKRQVIDPDKCIKCGSCRSVCKHDAVEVA; this is encoded by the coding sequence ATGCGACTGAGTCCCCAAAACGCCCTAAATCAATTGAAGACGGAACTCCAGAGCGCCGCAAATGGCGATGGCCGGACGCTGGTGATTCCGGCAGGCACCTGCGGCCGGGCCAGCGGCGCCGACGAGCTGGTCCGCAGGACGAAAGAAAGGATTCTCCAAGGCGGTCTTGCGGGCGAAATCCAGGTGCGCGTCACCGGCTGCCACGGTTTCTGCGAAATGGAACCGTCGGTTCTTGTGGAGCCGGAAGGCGTCTTCTATCCCAAAGTGAAGCCGGGCGACGCCGAACGCCTGGTCGAGGCGGCGGCTCAGGGGACCATCCTGGAAGACCTGGTGTGGGCGGACCCTGTCACCGGGGTGAAAGAGCCCTTTCAAAGGGAGATCCCCTTCTTTAAGAAGCAGACGCGCACGATTCTCTCCCGGAATGAGCTGGTCGACCCGGAAGACCTGGCGTCTTACATCAGAAGCGGCGGGTACTCCGCCCTGCTCAAGGTGCTGGAACGGGGCGACCCCGCATGGGTTGTCCAGGAAGTCAAATCCTCGGGACTGCGGGGGCGGGGCGGGGCCGGATTTCCCACCGGCCTCAAGTGGGAAATGCTGTCGAAACAGCCGGCCACGCCGGACAAGTTCCTCGTGTGCAACGCGGACGAGGGCGACCCGGGCGCGTACATGGACCGCAGCATACTTGAGGGAAACCCGCACAGCATACTCGAGGGCATGCTGATTGGCGCCTATGCGACGGGCGCCACCAGGGGCATCCTTTATGTCCGCAACGAGTATCCCCTGGCCATAAAGCATGTGCGTCTGGCGCTGCAGCAGGCGCGCGGCCTGGGCCTTCTTGGGGAGGGCATTCTGGGGACGGACTTCCGCTTTGACATCCAGGTGGTCCAGGGCGCCGGCGCGTTCGTGTGCGGCGAGGAGACCGCGCTCATCCGGTCCATTGAGGGGCGCATGGGCGAACCGCAGCAGCGGCCCCCGTTCCCCATCCAGCGCGGCATCAACGGCAAACCGACGAGCATCAACAACGTTGAGACGTGGGCAAACATCCCCGTTGTCGTCGGGGGGGGCGCGGAGCGCTTCGCCCAAACCGGCACCGGCGGCAGCTCCGGCACAAAGATTTTCAGCCTCGTCGGAAAGATCCGGAACACGGGCCTCGTCGAGGTTCCCATGGGCATCACCATAAGGGAGATCGTCCATGACATTGGCGGCGGTCCCGTCGGCAGGGCGGACTTCAAGGCAGTGCAGACCGGCGGGCCCTCCGGCGGGTGCATTCCCGCCTCGCGCTTCGACCTCCCCATTGACTACGACAGCCTGGCCAAGGCCGGCTCCATCATGGGGTCCGGCGGAATGATCGTCATGGACGGCAACACCTGTGTCGTTGATGTGGCCAAGTACTTCATGGGCTTCCTGAAGGACGAGTCCTGCGGGAAGTGCTTCACCTGCCGCAAGGGAACCCAGCGGATGCATGAGATTCTCGACGGCATCACGAGCGGCAACGGAACCCGCGAACAGCTGGACCTGCTGGAGGAGCTTGCCCTCACCGTCAAGGACACGACCATGTGCGGCCTGGGGCAGACCGCCGCAAACCCGGTCCTTTCGACACTGCGCTATTTCCGCGACGAGTACCTGGAGCACATAGACGGGCACCGCTGCCCCGCCGGCGTGTGCAAGCCGCTGATCTCCTACTCAATCAACGAGAACTGTTCGGGCTGCATGGCATGCGGCAAAAACTGCCCGACGCAGGCCATTTCCGGGGAGAGGAACAAGCGCCAGGTCATTGACCCGGACAAGTGCATCAAGTGCGGATCGTGCAGGAGTGTGTGCAAGCACGACGCGGTGGAGGTCGCCTAG
- a CDS encoding 4Fe-4S dicluster domain-containing protein yields the protein MNGTVNITINGLAVRVERGITVLEAARFIGFPIPTLCHMDGLSPYGACRLCVVEIGEGARAKLVSSCTYPVEEGLLVRTASRRVLRARRMILELLLASCPQSKVIQDLAAAHGVRQQRFLQEHDDCILCGLCVRMCEEQMMAKAIGFRHRGEKRSIGTPFDVHSEECRLCGGCMYVCPACQLRCTYNAPEKAVCGGCQNLTPPCVEKDPFDDMMCYMDPCVACEKPKN from the coding sequence ATGAATGGAACGGTCAACATCACCATCAACGGCCTTGCCGTTCGGGTTGAGCGGGGCATCACCGTTCTTGAGGCCGCCCGGTTCATCGGGTTCCCCATCCCCACCCTTTGCCACATGGACGGGCTGTCTCCGTACGGGGCGTGCCGCCTCTGCGTCGTTGAGATCGGAGAGGGGGCGCGCGCGAAGCTGGTCAGTTCCTGCACCTATCCGGTGGAGGAGGGGCTTCTTGTCCGCACGGCTTCCAGGCGGGTGCTCCGGGCCCGCAGGATGATTCTGGAACTGCTGCTGGCATCCTGCCCGCAGTCCAAGGTGATCCAGGACCTCGCCGCGGCCCATGGCGTCCGGCAGCAGCGGTTCCTCCAGGAACATGACGACTGCATCCTGTGCGGGCTGTGCGTGCGCATGTGCGAGGAGCAGATGATGGCGAAGGCCATCGGATTCCGGCACAGGGGGGAAAAGCGGAGCATCGGCACGCCGTTTGACGTCCACTCGGAGGAATGCCGGCTCTGCGGCGGCTGCATGTACGTGTGCCCGGCCTGCCAGCTCCGCTGCACCTACAACGCCCCCGAAAAGGCTGTCTGTGGCGGGTGTCAGAACCTGACGCCGCCGTGCGTTGAAAAAGACCCCTTTGACGACATGATGTGTTACATGGACCCCTGTGTCGCCTGTGAAAAACCCAAGAATTGA